One genomic segment of Coffea arabica cultivar ET-39 chromosome 6e, Coffea Arabica ET-39 HiFi, whole genome shotgun sequence includes these proteins:
- the LOC113694778 gene encoding acetyl-coenzyme A carboxylase carboxyl transferase subunit alpha, chloroplastic isoform X1: MAATPQPPVTFSGKLSSKPSASDLLRSSSNGVSGVPLRVLGRAHIGSKRTDFAVSAKLRKVKKHEYPWPEDPDPNVRGGVLSHLSPFKPLKEKPKPVTLDFEKPLMDLQKKIIDVQRMANETGLDFSDQIISLENKYQQALKDLYTHLTPIQRVNIARHPNRPTFLDHVFNITEKFVELHGDRAGYDDPAVVTGLGTINGRCYMFMGHQKGRNTKENIQRNFGMPTPHGYRKAMRMMYYADHHGFPIVTFIDTPGAYADLKSEELGQGEAIARNLRTMFGLKVPIISIVIGEGGSGGALAIGCANKLLMLENAVFYVASPEACAAILWKTAKASPKAAEKLKITAAELCKLQIADGVIPEPLGGAHADSHWTSQQIKTAILDAMDELVKMDQEELLKHRYLKFRKIGGFQEGIPVDPQKKVNMKKKDTPIIQPGKTSGLELKEEVEKLKQQILKARETSTEKPGSGLKEMIEKLKREVELEFSEAAKALGFGDKIVVLREEFAKARNSNDQPMNTALKEKIDKLRTEFNQKLSSAPNYASLKYKLDMLQELSNAQNLSGESNKVGELKQEINKRFKELTEQPELRQKIEALRAEIENSGISEEVKEKSLLLKDEIESEFTGILKSLNLYVYPPPSSVEAQEKVDKFNREITGIMEDVVRSTDLKDKIKYLQREVAKAGKTPDAESKAKFQALWQQIKKSLVDAMSFSELQEKHKKLKAEISEDLESSKGTNGSLLKENIVDDNLKYDDGPKVESQVKIASN, encoded by the exons ATGGCTGCAACGCCTCAACCTCCAGTCACATTTAGTGGGAAACTGTCATCCAAACCTTCTGCTTCCGACCTTTTGCGGAGCTCAAGTAATGGTGTTTCTGGTGTTCCTCTGAGAGTGCTCGGGAGGGCGCATATTGGATCAAAAAGGACGGATTTTGCTGTCTCAGCCAAGCTCAGGAAGGTTAAAAAGCATGAGTATCCATGGCCAGAAGACCCTGACCCCAATGTTAGGGGTGGAGTCCTTAGTCATCTCTCTCCCTTCAAGCCTCTAAAGGAGAAACCCAAGCCAGTTACACTGGATTTTGAGAAACCTCTTAtggacctgcaaaagaaaattattgac GTACAAAGGATGGCAAATGAAACTGGTCTGGACTTCAGTGATCAGATTATCTCCCTGGAGAACAAATATCAACAG GCTTTAAAAGATCTGTACACACATCTGACTCCCATACAACGTGTGAACATTGCACGGCATCCTAATAGACCGACATTCCTTGATCATGTTTTTAATATTACAGAGAAG TTTGTAGAGCTTCATGGTGACCGTGCTGGGTATGATGATCCTGCTGTTGTGACTGGTCTGGGAACAATAAATGGTAGATGTTACATGTTCATGGGCCATCAGAAGGGCAGGAACACAAAGGAGAACATTCAGCGAAATTTTGGAATGCCTACTCCCCATGG TTACAGGAAGGCTATGCGCATGATGTATTATGCAGATCACCATGGATTTCCAATTGTTACTTTTATTGACACTCCAGGAGCTTATGCTGACCTTAAATCTGAGGAACTAGGCCAA GGGGAAGCCATAGCTCGCAACCTGAGAACTATGTTTGGATTGAAAGTACCAATTATCTCTATTGTTATAGGAGAAGGTGGTTCTGGTGGTGCTCTCGCAATTGGTTGCGCCAACAAACTTCTAATGCTAGAAAATGCTGTCTTCTATGTTGCCAG CCCAGAAGCTTGCGCAGCAATCTTATGGAAGACTGCCAAAGCCTCTCCAAAG GCTGCTGAGAAACTTAAGATTACTGCTGCAGAGCTGTGCAAGCTGCAGATTGCTGACGGTGTCATTCCC GAGCCTCTTGGTGGTGCACATGCAGATTCGCACTGGACCTCACAACAGATTAAAACTGCAATTCTTGATGCCATGGAT GAACTGGTAAAGATGGACCAGGAAGAATTATTGAAGCATAGGTACCTGAAGTTCCGAAAGATCGGTGGATTCCAAGAGGGAATTCCAGTAGATCCACAGAAGAAGGTTAacatgaaaaagaaagatacTCCCATTATTCAGCCTGGCAAGACTTCAGGTCTCGAATTGAAGGAGGAGGTCGAAAAGCTAAAACAACAGATACTGAAAGCCAGAGAAACATCAACAGAGAAGCCAGGATCAGGTCTTAAAGAGATGATAGAGAAACTGAAAAGAGAGGTTGAATTGGAATTTTCTGAAGCTGCTAAAGCTCTGGGTTTTGGGGACAAAATTGTGGTGCTGCGAGAAGAGTTTGCAAAAGCAAGGAATTCAAATGATCAGCCCATGAACACCGCTTTGAAGGAGAAGATTGATAAGCTTAGAACTGAATTCAACCAAAAGCTTTCTAGTGCTCCTAACTATGCAAGCCTGAAATACAAACTTGACATGTTGCAGGAATTATCCAATGCACAGAATCTGTCTGGGGAGAGCAACAAGGTTGGTGAACTGAAGCAGGAGATcaataagagattcaaggagctTACTGAGCAGCCTGAGTTAAGGCAAAAGATTGAGGCATTAAGGGCTGAAATTGAGAACTCAGGAATTTCAGAGGAGGTGAAGGAGAAAAGTTTGCTGCTGAAGGATGAAATAGAGTCGGAGTTTACTGGTATTCTCAAGTCGTTGAATCTGTATGTTTATCCACCACCCTCGTCTGTAGAAGCACAGGAAAAAGTAGACAAGTTTAACAGGGAAATTACTGGTATAATGGAAGATGTTGTGAGGTCAACTGATTTGAAAGACAAGATTAAGTATTTACAAAGAGAGGTGGCAAAGGCTGGAAAGACGCCAGATGCAGAATCAAAGGCAAAGTTTCAGGCATTGTGGCAGCAAATAAAGAAGAGCCTGGTTGATGCTATGAGCTTCTCGGAACTACAAGAGAAGCATAAGAAGCTGAAGGCAGAGATTTCTGAAGACCTTGAATCTTCTAAAGGGACAAATGGAAGTTTGCTAAAAGAGAACATTGTGGATGACAATTTGAAGTATGATGATGGACCAAAAGTTGAG TCGCAGGTGAAGATTGCTAGTAACTAG
- the LOC113694778 gene encoding acetyl-coenzyme A carboxylase carboxyl transferase subunit alpha, chloroplastic isoform X2: MAATPQPPVTFSGKLSSKPSASDLLRSSSNGVSGVPLRVLGRAHIGSKRTDFAVSAKLRKVKKHEYPWPEDPDPNVRGGVLSHLSPFKPLKEKPKPVTLDFEKPLMDLQKKIIDVQRMANETGLDFSDQIISLENKYQQALKDLYTHLTPIQRVNIARHPNRPTFLDHVFNITEKFVELHGDRAGYDDPAVVTGLGTINGRCYMFMGHQKGRNTKENIQRNFGMPTPHGYRKAMRMMYYADHHGFPIVTFIDTPGAYADLKSEELGQGEAIARNLRTMFGLKVPIISIVIGEGGSGGALAIGCANKLLMLENAVFYVASPEACAAILWKTAKASPKAAEKLKITAAELCKLQIADGVIPEPLGGAHADSHWTSQQIKTAILDAMDELVKMDQEELLKHRYLKFRKIGGFQEGIPVDPQKKVNMKKKDTPIIQPGKTSGLELKEEVEKLKQQILKARETSTEKPGSGLKEMIEKLKREVELEFSEAAKALGFGDKIVVLREEFAKARNSNDQPMNTALKEKIDKLRTEFNQKLSSAPNYASLKYKLDMLQELSNAQNLSGESNKVGELKQEINKRFKELTEQPELRQKIEALRAEIENSGISEEVKEKSLLLKDEIESEFTGILKSLNLYVYPPPSSVEAQEKVDKFNREITGIMEDVVRSTDLKDKIKYLQREVAKAGKTPDAESKAKFQALWQQIKKSLVDAMSFSELQEKHKKLKAEISEDLESSKGTNGSLLKENIVDDNLKYDDGPKVEVKIASN, from the exons ATGGCTGCAACGCCTCAACCTCCAGTCACATTTAGTGGGAAACTGTCATCCAAACCTTCTGCTTCCGACCTTTTGCGGAGCTCAAGTAATGGTGTTTCTGGTGTTCCTCTGAGAGTGCTCGGGAGGGCGCATATTGGATCAAAAAGGACGGATTTTGCTGTCTCAGCCAAGCTCAGGAAGGTTAAAAAGCATGAGTATCCATGGCCAGAAGACCCTGACCCCAATGTTAGGGGTGGAGTCCTTAGTCATCTCTCTCCCTTCAAGCCTCTAAAGGAGAAACCCAAGCCAGTTACACTGGATTTTGAGAAACCTCTTAtggacctgcaaaagaaaattattgac GTACAAAGGATGGCAAATGAAACTGGTCTGGACTTCAGTGATCAGATTATCTCCCTGGAGAACAAATATCAACAG GCTTTAAAAGATCTGTACACACATCTGACTCCCATACAACGTGTGAACATTGCACGGCATCCTAATAGACCGACATTCCTTGATCATGTTTTTAATATTACAGAGAAG TTTGTAGAGCTTCATGGTGACCGTGCTGGGTATGATGATCCTGCTGTTGTGACTGGTCTGGGAACAATAAATGGTAGATGTTACATGTTCATGGGCCATCAGAAGGGCAGGAACACAAAGGAGAACATTCAGCGAAATTTTGGAATGCCTACTCCCCATGG TTACAGGAAGGCTATGCGCATGATGTATTATGCAGATCACCATGGATTTCCAATTGTTACTTTTATTGACACTCCAGGAGCTTATGCTGACCTTAAATCTGAGGAACTAGGCCAA GGGGAAGCCATAGCTCGCAACCTGAGAACTATGTTTGGATTGAAAGTACCAATTATCTCTATTGTTATAGGAGAAGGTGGTTCTGGTGGTGCTCTCGCAATTGGTTGCGCCAACAAACTTCTAATGCTAGAAAATGCTGTCTTCTATGTTGCCAG CCCAGAAGCTTGCGCAGCAATCTTATGGAAGACTGCCAAAGCCTCTCCAAAG GCTGCTGAGAAACTTAAGATTACTGCTGCAGAGCTGTGCAAGCTGCAGATTGCTGACGGTGTCATTCCC GAGCCTCTTGGTGGTGCACATGCAGATTCGCACTGGACCTCACAACAGATTAAAACTGCAATTCTTGATGCCATGGAT GAACTGGTAAAGATGGACCAGGAAGAATTATTGAAGCATAGGTACCTGAAGTTCCGAAAGATCGGTGGATTCCAAGAGGGAATTCCAGTAGATCCACAGAAGAAGGTTAacatgaaaaagaaagatacTCCCATTATTCAGCCTGGCAAGACTTCAGGTCTCGAATTGAAGGAGGAGGTCGAAAAGCTAAAACAACAGATACTGAAAGCCAGAGAAACATCAACAGAGAAGCCAGGATCAGGTCTTAAAGAGATGATAGAGAAACTGAAAAGAGAGGTTGAATTGGAATTTTCTGAAGCTGCTAAAGCTCTGGGTTTTGGGGACAAAATTGTGGTGCTGCGAGAAGAGTTTGCAAAAGCAAGGAATTCAAATGATCAGCCCATGAACACCGCTTTGAAGGAGAAGATTGATAAGCTTAGAACTGAATTCAACCAAAAGCTTTCTAGTGCTCCTAACTATGCAAGCCTGAAATACAAACTTGACATGTTGCAGGAATTATCCAATGCACAGAATCTGTCTGGGGAGAGCAACAAGGTTGGTGAACTGAAGCAGGAGATcaataagagattcaaggagctTACTGAGCAGCCTGAGTTAAGGCAAAAGATTGAGGCATTAAGGGCTGAAATTGAGAACTCAGGAATTTCAGAGGAGGTGAAGGAGAAAAGTTTGCTGCTGAAGGATGAAATAGAGTCGGAGTTTACTGGTATTCTCAAGTCGTTGAATCTGTATGTTTATCCACCACCCTCGTCTGTAGAAGCACAGGAAAAAGTAGACAAGTTTAACAGGGAAATTACTGGTATAATGGAAGATGTTGTGAGGTCAACTGATTTGAAAGACAAGATTAAGTATTTACAAAGAGAGGTGGCAAAGGCTGGAAAGACGCCAGATGCAGAATCAAAGGCAAAGTTTCAGGCATTGTGGCAGCAAATAAAGAAGAGCCTGGTTGATGCTATGAGCTTCTCGGAACTACAAGAGAAGCATAAGAAGCTGAAGGCAGAGATTTCTGAAGACCTTGAATCTTCTAAAGGGACAAATGGAAGTTTGCTAAAAGAGAACATTGTGGATGACAATTTGAAGTATGATGATGGACCAAAAGTTGAG GTGAAGATTGCTAGTAACTAG